TCTCTgactacaactgaacctcccaaaACTACTACATCAACAACTAAACCTCCCGCAATAACTACATCACCaactacaactgaacctcccacaactactacatcaaCCACTACCACTGAACCTCCTACAACTACTACATCTTTAACAACTGAACAtccaacaacaactacatcactgactacaactgaacctcccacaaccactATATCGCCAACAACTGAAATTCCCACAACCACTACATCGCCGACTACAACTCAACCTCCCACAACTATTATATGTCCAAAGACTGTACCTCCCACAACCACCACATCTCCAACTACTGAATCTCCCACAACCACCACATCTCCAACatctgaacctcccacaacaactacatcactgaccacaactgaacctcccacaactactacatcacTGACTACAAATGAAACTCCCACAAATATTACATGTCCAAAGAAtgaacctcccacaaccaccACATCTCCAACAACTGAATCTCCCACAACCACCACATCTctaacaactgaacctcccacaataACTACATCACGGAccacaactgaacctcccacaaccactATATCGCCAACAACTGAAACTCCCACAACCACTACATCGCCgactacaactgaacctcccacaactactaTATGTCCAaagactgaacctcccacaaccaccacatctccaacaactgaatctcccacaaccaccacatctccaacatttgaacctcccacaacaactacatcaatgaccacaactgaacctcccacaactactacatctccaacaactgaaccTCCTACATTAACTACATCACCCATTACCACTAAATCTCCCACAACAACTACATCTCCAaaaactgaacctcccacaagtACTTCATCACCAACtgcaactgaacctcccacaaccactATATCgccaacaactgaacctcccattACCACTACGACACCGACTACAACTGAATCTCCCACAATTACTACAACcccaacaactgaacctcccacaacaacTACATTACTgactacaactgaacctcccacaaccactACATCTTTAATCACTGAACCTCTTACATCTACTACATCTCTgactacaactgaacctcccaaaACTACTACATCAACAACTAAACCTCCCGCAATAACTACATCACCaactacaactgaacctcccacaactactacatcaaCCACTACCACTGAACCTCCTACAACTACTACATCTTTAACAACTGAACATCCAACAACAACTACTTCACTgactacaactgaacctcccacaaccactATATCGCCAACAACTGAAACTCCCAAAACCACTACATCGCCGACTACAACTCAACCTCCCACAACTATTATATGTCCAAAggctgaacctcccacaaccaccacatctccaacaactgaatctcccacaaccaccacatctccaacatctgaacctcccacaacaacTACATCACTGACCACAACTGAACCTTCCACAACTACTACATCACTGACTACAAATGAAACTCCCACAAAAATTAAATGTCAAAAGAAtgaacctcccacaaccaccACATCTCCAACAACTAAATCTCCCACAACCACCacatctccaacaactgaaccTCCAACAATAACTACATCACAGACCaaaactgaacctcccacaaccactatattgccaaaaacggaagctcccaCAACCGCTACATCGCCGACTACAACTGAACCTTCCACAACTATTATATGTCCAaagactgaacctcccacaaccaccacatctccaacaactgaatctcccacaaccaccacatctccaacatctgaacctcccacaacaacTAGATCACTGAccacaactgaacctcccacaactactacatctccaacaactgTACCTCCTACATTAACTACATCACCCATTACCACTAAATCTCCCACAACAACTACATCTcaaacaactgaacctcccacaagtACTACATCACCAACtgcaactgaacctcccacaaccactATATCgccaacaactgaacctcccataACCACTACGACACCGACTACAACTAAATCTCCCACAATTACTACATCcccaacaactgaacctcccacaacaacTACATTACTgactacaactgaacctcccacaaccactACATCTCTAATGACTGAACCTCCTACAACTACGACATCACTgactacaactgaacctcccacaactatTGCATCAACAACTGAACCTCCCGCAATAACTACATCACCaactacaactgaacctcccacaactactacatcaaCCACTACCACTGAACCTCCTACAACTACTACATCTTTAACAACTGAACCtccaacaacaactacatcactgACTACAACTCAACCTCCCACAACTATTTTATGTCCAAAGGCTGAACCTCTCACAACCACCACATCTCCAACAACTGAATCTCCCACAACCACCACATCTCTAACATCTGAACCTCCCACAATAACTACATCAATGAACACAACTGAACCTTCCACAACTACTACATCACTGACTACAAATGAAACTCCCACAAAAATGAAATGTCAAAAGAATGAACCTCTCACAACCACCACATCTCCAACAACTAAATCTCCCACAACCACCacatctccaacaactgaacctcccacaataACTACATCACGGAccacaactgaacctcccacaaccactATATCGCCAACAACTAAAATTCCCACAACCACTACATCGTCgactacaactgaacctcccacaactatTATATGTCCAaagactgaacctcccacaaccaccacatctccaacaactgaatctcccacaaccaccacatctccaacatctgaacctcccacaacaacTACATCACTGACCACatctgaacctcccacaactactacatctccaacaactgaacATCCTACATTAACTACATCACCCATTACCACTAAATCTCCCACAACAactacatctccaacaactgaacctcccacaagtACTACATCACCAACtgcaactgaacctcccacaaccactATATCgccaacaactgaacctcccacaacatCTACATTACTgactacaactgaacctcccacaaccactACATCTCTAATGACTGAACCTCCTACAACTACTACATCACCgactacaactgaacctcccacaactactacatcaaCAATTAAACCTCCCGCAATAACTACTTTACCaactacaactgaacctccccCAACTACTGCATCAACCACTACCACTGAACCTCCTACAACTACTACATCTTCAACAACTGAACCTtcaacaacaactacatcactgactacaactgaacctcccacaacgaCTATATCGCCAACAACTGAAACTTCCACAACCACTACATCGCCGACTACAACTCAACCTCCCACAACTATTATATGTCCAAAGGCTGTACCTCCCACAACCAACACATCTCCAACAACTGAATCTCCCACAACCACCACATCTCCAACATCTGAACCTCCCACAATAACTACATCACTGACCACAACTGAACCTTCCACAACTACTACATCACTGACTACAAATGAAActtccacaaaaattaaatgtCAAAAGAATGAACATCCTACAACCAACACATCTCCAACAACTAAATCTCCCACAAACACCacatctccaacaactgaacctcccgCAATAACTACATCACGGACCACAACTGAAACTCCCACAACCACTATATCGCCAACAACTGAAACTCTCACAACCACTACATCGCCgactacaactgaacctcccacaactatTATATGTCCAaagactgaacctcccacaaccaccACATCTCCAACAACTGAATCTCCCACAACCACCACATCTCCAACATCTGAACCTCGCACAACAACTACATCACTGAccacaactgaacctcccacaactactacatctccaacaactgaaccTCCTACATTAACTACATCACCAACTACAACTGAATCTCCCACAACCACTATATCgccaacaactgaacctcccacaaccactacatcaccgacttcgactgaacctcccacaactactacatcacCCACTACCATCGAACCTCCCACAACTACCACATCTCCAGCAACTGAATCTCCCACAACCACCACATCTCAAACatctgaacctcccacaaccacAACATCACCGACTACAACTGAACCTCTCTCAACTATTACATCTCCAACAAGTGAACCTCCCAAGACTACTACATCTCCCACTaccactgaacctcccacaaccactACATCAATGTCTACAACTGAATCTCCCACAACTACTATATCATCCACTACCACTGAACCTCCCACACctactacatctccaacaactgaacTTCCCACAATTACTACATCACCAATTACAACTGAACCTTCCACAACCACAAAATCcccaacaactgaacctcccacaaccactACATCGCCGACTACAACTGAATATCTcacaactactacatctccaGCAACTGAATCTCACACAACTACTACATCACCCACTACCACTGAACCTCCTACAACCACTTCATCACCgactacaactgaacctcccacaactactacatctacaactgaacctcccacaaccactacatcacagactacaactgaacctctcaaaactactacatctccaacaactgaaccTCCTCAGACTACTACATCACCaactacaactgaacctcccacaaccactTCATCACTgactacaactgaacctcccacaactactaAATCTcctacaactgaacctcccacaaccactacatcaccgactacaactgaacctctcacaactactacatctccaACAGCTGAACCTCCCAAGACTACTACATCACCCACTACctctgaacctcccacaaccactTCATCACCgactacaactgaacctcccacaactactacatctccaacaactgaacctcccacaactacgACATCACCAACTACAACTGAACCTCTCACAACCACTACATCACCGACTAAGCCTGATtctcccacaactactacatcatCCTCTACCAatgaacctcccacaactactacatctccaacaactgaacctcccatgACAACTACATCACTGACTACAACTGAACCTCAAACAACCAATACATCTCCAACAACTACATCACCCATTACCACTGAACTTCCCACAACTACTAActctccaacaactgaaccttacacaacaactacatcactgactacaactgaaccttccacaactactacatctccaacaactgaacctcccacaactactacatcacCCAATAGCACTCAACCTCTCACAACCACTTCATCACCgactacaactgaacctcccacaactactacatcttCAACAACTAAACTTCAGACAAAAACGATATCACCCATTACCACTGAATCTCCCACAATTACTACATCATCCAATACCACTGAACCTCCCATAactactacatctccaacaactgaaccTCCTACAACAACGACATCACCCATTACCACTGAATCTCCCACAACTACTATATCTCCAACAACTGAACTTCCTACAACCACATCACAAACTACAACTGAATCTCCCAGAAGCACTATATCCCCAATAACTAAACCTGCCACAACCACTACATCTCCAGCAACTGAACCTGCCACAACTACTACATCACCCGCTAACACTGAACCTCCCACTACCACTTCATCACAGACTACAACTGAAtctcccacaactactacatctccTACAACTTCATCTATTACAACAACTACATCACCCATTACCACTAaacctcccacaactactacatctccaacaactgaTCCTCCCACAACTATGACATCACCAACTTCAACTGACCCTTTCTCAACCACTAAATCAACTACTACAACTGAATCTCCTACAACTACTATGTCATCCACTAGCACTGAACCTCCCACACCTACTACATCTCCAACTGAACCTCCCACGACAAATACATCACTGACTactactgaacctcccacaaccagTACATCtccaacaacaactacatcacctATTACCACTGAACAccccacaactactacatctccaACAGCTGAACCTTCCACAACAACTACATTACTGACTACAGTTGAATCTCCTACAactactacatctccaacaactgaacttcccacaactactacatcacCAACTACAACTGAACCTACCACAACCACTATATCCACAACAACCACTACATCGCCGACTACAACAGAACCTCTCACAAAtactacatctccaacaactgaacctcccacaactactacatctccaacaactgaacctcccacaactacgACATCACCAACTACAACTGAACCTCTCACAACCACTACATCACCGACTAAGCCTGATtctcccacaactactacatcatCCTCTACCAatgaacctcccacaactactacatctccaacaactgaacctcccatgACAACTACATCACTGACTACAACTGAACCTCCTACAACCAATACATCTCCAACAACTACATCACCCATTACCACTGAACTTCCCACAACTACTAActctccaacaactgaaccttacacaacaactacatcaccgactacaactgaacctcccacaactactacatctccaacaactgaaccTCTCACAACCACTTCATCACCgactacaactgaacctcccacaactactacatcttCAACAACTGAACCTCACACAAAAACGATATCACCCATTACCACTGAATCTCCCACAATTACTACATCATCCACTACCACTGAACCTCCCATAactactacatctccaacaactgaaccTCCTACAACAACTACATCACCCATTACCACTGAAtctcccacaactactacatcacCCACTACCACTGAACCTCCCACTACCACTTCATCACCCACTACAACTGAAtctcccacaactactacatctccTACAACTTCATCTCTTACAACAACTACATCACCCATTACCACTAaacctcccacaactactacatctccaacaactgaTCCTCCCACAACTGCGACATCACCAACTACAACTGACCCTTTCTCAACCACTAAATCAACTACTACAACTGAATCTCCTACAACTACTATATCATCCACTACCACTGAACCTCCCACACCTACTACATCTCCAACTGAACCTCCCACGACAAATACATCACTgactacaactgaacctcccacaaccagTACATCtccaacaacaactacatcacccATTACCACTGAACAccccacaactactacatctccaACAGCTGAACCTTCCACAACAACTACATTACTGACTACAGCTGAATCTCCTACAactactacatctccaacaactgaacTTCCCACAACAACTACATCACCAACTACACCTGAACCTACCACAACCACTATATCTACAACAACTAAACCTCCCACAACCACTACATCGCCGACTACAACAGAACCTCTCACAAATACTACATCTCCAaaaactgaacctcccacaactactacatcacCCACTACCACTGAAACTTCCACAACAACTTCATCACCgactacaactgaacctcccacaactactacatctccaacaactgaaTCTCACAAAACTACTACATCACCCACTACCACTGAACCTCCCCCAACCACTTCATCACTgactacaactgaacctcccacaactactacatctcctacaactgaacctcccacaaccactacatcaccgactacaactgaacctctcacaactactacatctccaacaactgaacctcccaagACTACTACATCACCCACTACctctgaacctcccacaaccactTCATCACCgactacaactgaacctcccacaactactacatctccaacaactgaacctcccacaactacgACATCACCAACTACAACTGAACCTCTCACAACCACTACATCACTGACTAAGCCTGATtctcccacaactactacatcatCCTCTACCAatgaacctcccacaactactacatctccaacaactgaacctcccatgACAACTACATCACTGACTACAACTGAACCTCCTAAAACCAATACATCTCCAACAACTACATCACCCATTACCACTGAACTTCCCACAACTACTAActctccaacaactgaaccttccacaacaactacatcaccgactgcaactgaacctcccacaactactacatctccaacaactgaacctcccacaactactacatcacCCAATACCACTCAACCTTTCACAACCACTTCATCACTgactacaactgaacctcccacaactactacatctttaacaactgaacctcccataACTACTATATCTCCAACAACTGAACTTCCCACAACCACAACATCACAAACTACAACTGAATCTCCCAGAAGCACTATATCCCCAATAACTAAACCTGCCAAAACCACTACATCTCCAGCAACTGAACCTGCCACAACTACTACATCACCCACTACctctgaacctcccacaaccactTCATCACCgactacaactgaacctcccacaactactacatctccaacaactgaacctcccacaactacgACATCACCAACTACAACTGAACCTCTCACAACCACTACATCACCGACTAAACCTGATtctcccacaactactacatcatCCTCTACCAatgaacctcccacaactactacatctccaacaactgaacctcccatgACAACTACATCACTGACTACAACTGAACCTCAAACAACCAATACATCTCCAACAACTACATCACCCATTACCACTGAACTTCCCACAACTACTAActctccaacaactgaaccttacacaacaactacatcactgactacaactgaaccttccacaactactacatctccaacaactgagcctcccacaactactacatcacTCAATAGCACTCAACCTCTCACAACCACTTCATCACCgactacaactgaacctcccacaactactacatcttCAACAACTGAACCTCAGACAAAAACGATATCACCCATTACCACTGAATCTCCCACAATTACTACATCATCCACTACCACTGAACCTCCCATAactactacatctccaacaactgaaccTCCTACAACAACGACATCACCCATTACCACTGAATCTCCCACAACTACTATATCTCCAACAACTGAACTTCCTACAACCACATCACAAACTACAACTGAATCTCCCAGAAGCACTATATCCCCAATAACTAAACCTGCCACAACCACTACATCTCCAGCAACTGAACCTGCCACAACTACTACATCACCCGCTAACACTGAACCTCCCACTACCACTTCATCACCAACTACAACTGAAtctcccacaactactacatctccaacaactgaTCCTCCCAAAACTTCAACATCACCAACTTCAACTGAACCTTCCACAACCACTACATTATCCACTATCATTGTacctcccacaactactacatctccaacaactgaTCCTTCCACAACTACGACATCACTGACTACAACTAAACCTCCCACAACCACTACATCTCTAACAACAGAACCTCCCACAACTACATCACCAACTactactgaacctcccacaaccactACATCACATACTACAACAtctcccacaactactacatctccaacaacAACTACATTACCCTTTACCAATGAAactcccacaactactacatctcaaacaactgaacctcccacaactacgACATCAATgactacaactgaacctcccacaaccacttcatctccaacaactgaacctcccacaactacgATATCACCAACttcaactgaacctcccacaaccactACATTATCCACTATTGCTGTACCTCCCACAATTACTACATCTCCAACAATTGAACCTTCTAAGATAACTACATCACTTACTACAACTGAACCTCCAACAGCCACTGCATCTGCAAAAACAACTACATCACCCATTACCACTGAACCTtccacaactactacatctccaacaactgaacctccctCAAGAACTACATCACCGACTACAACTGAATCTCCTTCAACTACTACATCATCCACTACCACTAAACCTCCAACAACTACTACATCTCCAAAAACTGAACCTCCTACAACAACTACATCACGCATTACCACTGAATATCTcacaactactacatctccaacaactgaacttcccacaactactacatcacCAACTaaaactgaacctcccacaaccactacatcgccgactacaactgaacctcccacaaccactacatcaccgactacaactgaacctcccacaaccactTCATCATCaactacaactgaacctcccacaaccactACATCACCGACTTCAACTGAATCTtccacaactactacatctccaacaacaactacatcacccATTaacactgaacctcccacaactactacatctccaacaactgaacctcccacaacaacGACATCACTaactacaactgaacctcccacaaccactacatctccaacaactgaacctcccacaactatgacatcaccaactacaactgaacctcccacaaccactACATCACCGACTACAACTGAATCTCCCACAACTACCACATCATCCACTAcgactgaacctcccacaactactacatctccaacaactgaaccTCCAACGACTACATCACTGACTACAACTGAAtctcccacaactactacatcatCCACTACCACTGAACCTCCTACAactactacatctccaacaactgaacctcccacaactacaTCACTGACTACAACTGAAtctcccacaactactacatcatCCACTaccactgaacctcccacaactactacatctccaacaactgaCCTTTTCACAACTACTACATCACCAACTACAACTAAACCTTCCACAACCAATACATCGCTGACTTCAACTGAACCTCTCGCAactactacatctccaacaactgaacctcccacaagtACTACATCACCCACTACCACTGAATCTCCCACAACCACTACATCACCgactacaactgaacctcccacaactactacatctccaacaactgaacctcccacaactacgACATCACCAACTACAACTGAACCTCTCACAACCACTACATCACCGACTAAGCCTGATtctcccacaactactacatctccaacaactgaaccTCACACAACTACATCACTGACTACAACTGAAtctcccacaactactacatcatCCACTaccactgaacctcccacaactactacatctccaacaactgaCCTTTTCACAACTACTACATCACCAACTACAACTAAACCTTCCACAACCAATACATCACCGACtgcaactgaacctcccacaactactacttctctaacaactgaacctcccacaactactacatcacCCAATACCACTCAACCTTTCACAACCACTTCATCACCgactacaactgaacctcccacaactactacatcttCAACAACTAAACCTCCCATAACTACTACGTCTCCAACAACTGAACCTCCTACAACAACTACATCACCCAATACCACTGAATCTCCCACAACTACTATATCTCCAACAACTGAACTTCCCACAACCACAACATCACAAACTACAACTGAATCTCCCAGAAGCACTATATCCCCAATAACTAAACCTGCCACAACCACTACATCTCCAGCAACTGAACCTGCCACAACTACTACATCACCGACTACCACTGAACCTCCCACTACCACTTCATCACCGACTACAACTGAAtctcccacaactactacatctccaacaactgaTCCTCCCAAAACTTCAACATCACCAACTTCAACTGAACCTTCCACAACCACTACATTATCCACTATCACTGTACCTCCCACAACTGctacatctccaacaactgaTCCTTCCACAACTACGACATCACTGACTACAACTAAACCTCCCACAACCACTACATCTttaacaactgaacctcccacaactacatcaccaactactactgaacctcccacaaccactACATCACATACTACAACAtctcccacaactactacatctccaacaacaactacatcacccATTACCAATGAAactcccacaactactacatctccaacaactgaacctcccacaactacgACATCAATaactacaactgaacctcccacaaccacttcatctccaacaactgaacctcccacaactacgATATCACCAACttcaactgaacctcccacaaccactACATTATCCACTATTGCTGTACCTCCCACAATTACTACATCTCCAACAATTGAACCTTCTAAGATAACTACATCACTTACTACAACTGAACCTCCAACAGCCACTGCATCTCCAAAAACAACTACATCACCCATTACCACTAAACCTtccacaactactacatctccaacaactgaacctccctCAAGAACTACATCACCGACTACAACTGAATCTCCTTCAACTACTACATCATCCACTACCACTAAACCTCCAACAACTACTACATCTCCAAAAACGGAACCTCCTACAACAACTACATCACGCATTACCACTGAATATTTcacaactactacatctccaacaactgaacttcccacaactactacatcacCAACTAAAACTGAACGTTCCACAACCACTACATCGCCGACTACAACTGAACCTCTCACAACCACTACATCACCGACTACATCTAAACCTCCCACAACCACTTCATCATCaactacaactgaacctcccacaaccactACATCACCGACTTCAACTGAATCTtccacaactactaca
The Bufo bufo chromosome 8, aBufBuf1.1, whole genome shotgun sequence genome window above contains:
- the LOC120978181 gene encoding mucin-2-like: SSTTEPHTKTISPITTESPTITTSSTTTEPPITTTSPTTEPPTTTTSPITTESPTTTTSPTTTEPPTTTSSPTTTESPTTTTSPTTSSLTTTTSPITTKPPTTTTSPTTDPPTTATSPTTTDPFSTTKSTTTTESPTTTISSTTTEPPTPTTSPTEPPTTNTSLTTTEPPTTSTSPTTTTSPITTEHPTTTTSPTAEPSTTTTLLTTAESPTTTTSPTTELPTTTTSPTTPEPTTTTISTTTKPPTTTTTTTSPTTTETSTTTSSPTTTEPPTTTTSPTTESHKTTTSPTTTEPPPTTSSLTTTEPPTTTTSPTTEPPTTTTSPTTTEPLTTTTSPTTEPPKTTTSPTTSEPPTTTSSPTTTEPPTTTTSPTTEPPTTTTSPTTTEPLTTTTSLTKPDSPTTTTSSSTNEPPTTTTSPTTEPPMTTTSLTTTEPPKTNTSPTTTSPITTELPTTTNSPTTEPATTTTSPTTSEPPTTTSSPTTTEPPTTTTSPTTEPPTTTTSPTTTEPLTTTTSPTKPDSPTTTTSSSTNEPPTTTTSPTTEPPMTTTSLTTTEPQTTNTSPTTTSPITTELPTTTNSPTTEPYTTTTSLTTTEPSTTTTSPTTEPPTTTTSLNSTQPLTTTSSPTTTEPPTTTTSSTTEPQTKTISPITTESPTITTSSTTTEPPITTTSPTTEPPTTTTSPITTESPTTTISPTTELPTTTSQTTTESPRSTISPITKPATTTTSPATEPATTTTSPANTEPPTTTSSPTTTESPTTTTSPTTDPPKTSTSPTSTEPSTTTTLSTIIITTSLTTTEPPTATASAKTTTSPITTEPSTTTTSPTTEPPSRTTSPTTTESPSTTTSSTTTKPPTTTTSPKTEPPTTTTSRITTEYLTTTTSPTTELPTTTTSPTKTEPPTTTTSPTTTEPPTTTTSPTTTEPPTTTSSSTTTEPPTTTTSPTSTESSTTTTSPTTTTSPINTEPPTTTTSPTTEPPTTTTSLTTTEPPTTTTSPTTEPPTTMTSPTTTEPPTTTTSPTTTESPTTTTSSTTTEPPTTTTSPTTEPPTTTSLTTTESPTTTTSSTTTEPPTTTTSPTTEPPTTTSLTTTESPTTTTSSTTTEPPTTTTSPTTDLFTTTTSPTTTKPSTTNTSLTSTEPLATTTSPTTEPPTSTTSPTTTESPTTTTSPTTTEPPTTTTSPTTEPPTTTTSPTTTEPLTTTTSPTKPDSPTTTTSPTTEPHTTTSLTTTESPTTTTSSTTTEPPTTTTSPTTDLFTTTTSPTTTKPSTTNTSPTATEPPTTTTSLTTEPPTTTTSPNTTQPFTTTSSPTTTEPPTTTTSSTTKPPITTTSPTTEPPTTTTSPNTTESPTTTISPTTELPTTTTSQTTTESPRSTISPITKPATTTTSPATEPATTTTSPTTTEPPTTTSSPTTTESPTTTTSPTTDPPKTSTSPTSTEPSTTTTLSTITVPPTTATSPTTDPSTTTTSLTTTKPPTTTTSLTTEPPTTTSPTTTEPPTTTTSHTTTSPTTTTSPTTTTSPITNETITTSLTTTEPPTATASPKTTTSPITTKPSTTTTSPTTEPPSRTTSPTTTESPSTTTSSTTTKPPTTTTSPKTEPPTTTTSRITTEYFTTTTSPTTELPTTTTSPTKTERSTTTTSPTTTEPLTTTTSPTTSKPPTTTSSSTTTEPPTTTTSPTSTESSTTTTSPTTTTSPINTEPTTTTTSPTTAPSTTTTSLTTTEPPTTTTSPTTEPPTTMTSPTTTEPPTTTTSPTTTESPTTTTSSTTTEPPTTTTSPTTEPPTTTSLTTTESPTTTTSSTTTEPPTTTTSPTTDLPTTTTSPTTTKPSTTNTPLTSTEPLATTTSPTTEPPTTTTSPTTEPPTTTTSPTTTESPKTTTSLTTTNHPTTTTSPTEPLTTTSLTTTDSSTTTTSPTTKPPMTTISPTTMEPPTTTTSPTTEPPSRTTSPTTTESPSTTTSSTTTEPPTTTTFPKTEPPTTTTSPITTEPPTTTTSPTPEPPTTTTSPTTTESPTTTSSSTTTEPPTTTTSPTTEPPTTTTSPITTKSPTTTTSPTTELPTTTTSPTTTEPLTTTVSPPTEPPTTTTSLTSNEPLTTTTSPTTEPPTTTTSPTTTEPPTTTTSPTTTEPPTTTTSPTEPPTTNLSLTTTEPSTTTTSLTTEPPTTTRSPTTTEPPTTTTSTTEPPTIPTSQTTTEPPTTTTSSTTTESPTTTTSPTTTEPPTTTTSTTEPPTISILPTTTEPPITTTSSTTTEHPTTTTSPTTEPPTTISLTATESPTTTASPSANTTATTAATSIAETSEAATTTTTNTTFITTTANTTTAGFATETTSLINVAAPEQGKDT